In Candidatus Nanopelagicales bacterium, a single genomic region encodes these proteins:
- a CDS encoding Trm112 family protein: MPEDSLGIDPLLRELLRCPCPEHVELDDDLADSELVCRRCATRFPVRDGLPVMLLDEATAGPAGVGEVAG; this comes from the coding sequence ATGCCTGAGGATTCGCTGGGGATCGACCCTTTGCTGCGGGAGCTGCTCAGGTGTCCGTGCCCGGAGCATGTCGAGCTGGACGATGATCTGGCGGACAGCGAGTTGGTCTGCCGCCGTTGCGCCACACGGTTCCCTGTACGCGACGGGCTTCCCGTCATGTTGCTCGACGAGGCCACCGCGGGTCCGGCTGGCGTTGGCGAGGTTGCTGGGTGA
- the manA gene encoding mannose-6-phosphate isomerase, class I, with translation MELRPDRPILIGGVLKDYDWGVVDGLAAWTGQRDGRRQAELWFGAHASSPSPLAGDHSGLITDVLAPEDVPLLVKLLAAETPLSLQVHPDRATAIAMASEPGSRGLLADENEKTEMLVALAPSTVLVGWRPPVQAARLLGCAGVSPEVLAALDSGDSALAAALLLGSEAMSRTLEQWHSALTECGLDEVTVIAMSAVARRFGEDPGVAVATLLDARRLSPGEAVYLPAGVPHAYVHGMGAEVMTSSDNVLRLGLTHKTVSVEHALEAMRRDRTGTLLSVPGDGRYSVPGAPFEIVSVGHEPVEFEGGRYRLVLPVSGSAAADTGTDVATAPQGLALALTSRTPTVRITASGHTLVAVALAQDQV, from the coding sequence ATGGAGCTCCGCCCGGACCGTCCGATCCTGATCGGCGGTGTGCTCAAGGACTACGACTGGGGTGTGGTTGACGGCCTGGCCGCGTGGACCGGGCAGCGAGATGGCCGTCGGCAGGCTGAGCTGTGGTTTGGGGCTCACGCCAGCTCTCCTTCGCCTCTGGCCGGTGACCATTCGGGACTCATCACCGATGTCCTGGCTCCGGAGGATGTGCCGCTGCTCGTGAAACTCCTCGCCGCGGAGACTCCCTTGTCGCTGCAGGTACACCCGGACAGGGCGACCGCGATCGCGATGGCGTCCGAGCCGGGCAGTCGCGGCCTGCTCGCGGACGAGAACGAGAAGACAGAGATGCTCGTGGCGCTCGCGCCGAGCACCGTGCTGGTGGGTTGGCGGCCGCCCGTGCAGGCGGCGCGGCTCCTGGGCTGCGCTGGCGTCAGCCCTGAGGTGTTGGCCGCGCTGGACTCCGGCGACAGCGCCTTGGCGGCGGCGCTGTTGCTCGGTTCTGAGGCGATGTCCCGCACCCTGGAACAGTGGCACTCCGCGCTGACCGAGTGCGGGCTGGACGAGGTCACGGTCATCGCGATGAGCGCTGTGGCCCGACGGTTCGGCGAGGATCCGGGAGTGGCTGTCGCGACGTTGCTGGACGCTAGGCGCCTGAGTCCAGGTGAGGCCGTTTACCTACCGGCGGGAGTGCCCCATGCCTACGTGCACGGGATGGGCGCGGAAGTGATGACATCGTCGGACAATGTGCTACGGCTTGGCCTGACCCACAAGACCGTGTCCGTGGAACACGCGTTGGAAGCGATGCGCCGCGACCGCACGGGGACGCTGTTGAGCGTCCCGGGCGACGGGCGGTACTCGGTCCCGGGGGCTCCCTTCGAGATTGTCTCGGTGGGTCACGAGCCCGTCGAGTTTGAGGGCGGAAGGTACAGGTTGGTCCTGCCCGTGAGCGGATCGGCCGCAGCCGACACGGGCACTGACGTGGCAACCGCACCGCAGGGTCTCGCGCTGGCCCTGACCTCGCGCACGCCGACGGTGAGGATCACCGCATCGGGTCACACTCTGGTGGCCGTGGCTCTCGCACAGGACCAGGTTTGA
- a CDS encoding cation diffusion facilitator family transporter: MSSEGGLRAVVAALLANVGIAIAKFIAFALTGSSSMLSEAVHSLADSGNQILLLVGNKRSRRRSTSTHQFGYGRVRYLYGFIVAIVLFLVGGLFSLFEGWHKIQHPEALSDPGVAFIVLGVAILLEGLSLRIAVREAKKMRGRHGLPSFLRRTRNPEISVILLEDTGALVGLVFALAGVTVATLTGDGRWDGLGAAAVGTLLVVIAVFLGVEMASLLTGESALPEEERAIRQAIESTDGVGRVIHLRTLHLGPDELLVAAKIGVDPSRTALQVSSIIDAAERRLRETVTKECVVYLEPDIYELGEAGGTS, from the coding sequence TTGAGCTCCGAGGGGGGACTGAGAGCCGTCGTGGCGGCCCTGCTGGCGAATGTCGGGATCGCGATCGCGAAGTTCATCGCCTTCGCGCTGACCGGCTCGTCGTCGATGCTCTCCGAGGCTGTTCACTCGCTGGCTGATTCCGGTAACCAGATCCTGCTGCTCGTCGGTAACAAGCGAAGCCGCCGACGCTCAACCTCGACACATCAATTCGGATACGGGCGGGTTCGCTACCTCTACGGGTTCATAGTCGCCATCGTCTTGTTCCTCGTCGGTGGCCTGTTCTCGCTGTTCGAGGGTTGGCACAAGATCCAGCACCCCGAGGCGCTCAGCGACCCCGGGGTGGCCTTCATAGTTCTTGGCGTGGCCATCCTGCTGGAAGGCCTGTCTCTGCGAATCGCGGTTCGGGAGGCCAAGAAGATGCGCGGTCGCCACGGGCTTCCCTCGTTCTTGCGGCGGACGCGCAACCCTGAGATTTCGGTGATCCTGCTGGAGGACACAGGTGCCCTCGTCGGGCTGGTGTTCGCTCTGGCTGGCGTGACTGTCGCCACGCTCACCGGTGACGGGCGATGGGACGGTCTCGGCGCTGCCGCTGTCGGCACCCTGCTCGTCGTGATCGCCGTGTTCCTGGGCGTTGAGATGGCATCACTGCTGACAGGGGAGAGCGCGCTGCCGGAGGAGGAGCGCGCGATTCGGCAGGCAATCGAGTCCACCGACGGCGTGGGCAGGGTCATCCATCTGCGCACTTTGCACCTTGGTCCGGACGAGCTCCTCGTCGCCGCCAAGATTGGGGTCGATCCTTCGCGGACGGCGCTGCAGGTGTCCTCGATCATCGACGCCGCCGAGAGGCGACTGCGCGAAACGGTGACCAAGGAATGCGTCGTGTACCTAGAACCGGACATCTACGAGCTGGGCGAGGCTGGGGGCACTTCCTAG
- the ahcY gene encoding adenosylhomocysteinase → MRNADVVALGWTIRPDGMVMAVLSSNPEDFKVADLDLADFGRREISLAEHEMPGLMAMREQYAADQPLRGARITGSLHMTVQTAVLIETLIALGAEVRWASCNIYSTQDHAAAAVVVGPDGSPDDLRGVPVFAWKGETLTEYWWCTRQALTWPGEGPNMLLDDGGDATMLVHKGVEFEKAGEVPQASAEDSAEYSVVLDLLRHSLVESPRRWTEVSTGIIGVTEETTTGVHRLYEMAREGSLMFPAINVNDAVTKSKFDNKYGCRHSLIDGINRATDVLIGGKVAVVCGYGDVGKGCADSLRGQGARVMITEIDPICALQAAMDGFQVSRLEDVLGSADIFVTATGCVNVITASQMARMKHQAIVGNIGHFDNEIDVAGLASLAVKHLVKPQVDRWEFADGHSIIVLSEGRLLNLGNATGHPSFVMSNSFTNQVLAQIELFTKPQEYPVAVHVLPKHLDEMVARLHLDALGVDLTQLTEAQASYLGISADGPYKPHHYRY, encoded by the coding sequence ATGCGGAACGCTGACGTCGTGGCGCTGGGGTGGACGATTCGACCTGATGGGATGGTGATGGCCGTGTTGAGTAGTAACCCTGAGGACTTCAAGGTCGCTGATCTGGACCTGGCGGATTTTGGCCGCCGGGAGATCTCGCTCGCCGAGCATGAGATGCCCGGTCTGATGGCCATGCGCGAGCAGTACGCGGCCGATCAGCCTCTGCGCGGAGCGCGGATCACTGGCTCCCTGCACATGACAGTCCAGACCGCGGTTCTGATCGAGACGCTGATTGCGCTCGGTGCCGAAGTTCGGTGGGCGTCATGCAACATCTACTCCACGCAGGACCACGCCGCCGCCGCTGTCGTTGTTGGCCCCGACGGAAGTCCGGATGACCTTCGCGGAGTCCCAGTGTTCGCTTGGAAGGGCGAGACGCTCACCGAGTACTGGTGGTGCACACGCCAGGCGCTCACATGGCCGGGCGAGGGTCCGAACATGCTCCTGGACGACGGCGGTGACGCCACCATGCTCGTGCACAAGGGTGTCGAATTCGAGAAGGCGGGGGAGGTGCCACAGGCCAGCGCCGAAGACAGCGCTGAGTACTCGGTCGTGCTGGATCTGCTGCGGCACAGCCTTGTTGAATCGCCACGGCGCTGGACCGAAGTGTCAACCGGGATCATCGGGGTCACGGAGGAGACCACGACTGGAGTGCATCGCCTGTACGAAATGGCACGCGAGGGCTCATTGATGTTCCCGGCGATCAACGTCAACGATGCTGTGACCAAGAGCAAGTTCGACAACAAGTACGGCTGCCGCCACTCCCTGATCGACGGGATCAACCGCGCGACCGACGTTCTGATCGGCGGCAAGGTGGCCGTCGTATGCGGGTATGGGGACGTCGGCAAGGGGTGCGCGGACTCGCTGCGGGGCCAGGGCGCCCGAGTGATGATCACTGAGATCGACCCAATCTGTGCCCTACAGGCCGCCATGGACGGCTTCCAGGTGAGTCGCCTGGAGGACGTACTGGGTAGCGCCGACATCTTCGTTACCGCGACCGGTTGCGTGAATGTCATCACCGCTAGCCAGATGGCCCGAATGAAGCATCAGGCGATCGTCGGGAATATCGGTCACTTCGACAATGAGATCGATGTAGCGGGGCTCGCGTCGCTCGCCGTGAAGCATCTAGTCAAGCCTCAGGTGGACAGGTGGGAGTTCGCTGATGGGCATTCGATCATCGTGCTGAGCGAAGGGCGTCTGCTGAACCTGGGCAACGCGACCGGGCACCCCTCGTTCGTAATGTCCAACTCGTTCACCAACCAGGTCCTGGCGCAGATCGAGCTGTTCACGAAGCCTCAGGAGTACCCGGTTGCCGTCCACGTGCTACCGAAGCACCTTGATGAGATGGTCGCGCGGCTGCACCTTGACGCGCTGGGGGTAGATCTGACGCAGCTCACCGAAGCGCAAGCGTCGTACCTGGGAATCAGCGCGGACGGACCGTACAAGCCGCATCACTACCGGTACTGA
- a CDS encoding CPBP family intramembrane metalloprotease: protein MIALVGAFLLALAGAIVALEMGVLGSGADLVLGTLVPWIVMAGWPLWIVHRRGNGPRIDLGLRLSWSDLGWGLLGGVAALVLGSLAAALTTLWVGDFDSAAGDVAREIAESGAAWLLVLFAVLVVVGAPFVEELVFRGLLWAGLRRRGWSAWVTGVVTTLAFALFHLEIKRILVLAAVAAVLAVLRQRTAALGAPMVAHAVNNLPGAIAMVALASG, encoded by the coding sequence GTGATCGCACTCGTTGGAGCGTTCTTGCTGGCTCTCGCGGGCGCGATCGTTGCCTTGGAGATGGGCGTTCTCGGTTCGGGGGCAGATCTTGTCCTGGGGACGCTGGTGCCGTGGATCGTCATGGCTGGCTGGCCACTGTGGATCGTGCACCGGCGCGGCAACGGACCGCGGATTGATCTTGGGCTCCGGCTGAGTTGGAGCGATCTTGGCTGGGGTCTGCTTGGCGGCGTCGCAGCGCTGGTCCTTGGGTCCCTGGCCGCGGCCTTGACGACGCTGTGGGTAGGAGATTTCGATTCCGCTGCTGGTGATGTGGCGCGCGAGATCGCCGAGTCGGGCGCTGCTTGGCTGCTCGTACTGTTCGCCGTCCTTGTCGTGGTCGGCGCTCCCTTCGTGGAGGAGCTGGTTTTCCGCGGGCTGCTGTGGGCGGGTCTGCGCAGGCGCGGGTGGAGTGCCTGGGTGACAGGTGTCGTCACGACGCTGGCTTTCGCGCTGTTCCACCTGGAGATCAAGCGAATACTCGTTCTGGCTGCAGTCGCTGCCGTTCTGGCGGTGCTTCGCCAGCGCACGGCCGCCCTCGGGGCGCCAATGGTCGCTCACGCGGTGAACAACCTGCCAGGGGCGATCGCGATGGTGGCGCTCGCTTCGGGCTAG
- a CDS encoding response regulator transcription factor, with product MVTAIRVAIVDDHDLACEGARSMLDRDKHIQVIGCAHDRDTLTELVAAKEPDVVLMDIELGPPENGLALAKWLRSKLPRVHIVFLSNYDEDAFVVEAIASGASGYLLKDCSGPLLTHTVHAVVGGMTLFRRDLLDKAMKMTKMGDARSRHMVAQLTPAEREVLIHLAAGEVNKDIADRLIVSESTVKKHVQSILKKAGASNRTEAVAKMAAAGFFNASTG from the coding sequence ATGGTGACCGCGATCAGGGTGGCCATTGTCGACGATCACGACCTGGCCTGCGAAGGCGCCCGATCCATGCTGGATCGCGACAAGCACATTCAGGTCATCGGCTGCGCTCACGACCGCGACACCCTCACCGAACTCGTAGCAGCCAAGGAGCCGGACGTCGTCCTGATGGACATCGAGCTCGGGCCACCGGAGAACGGTCTCGCCCTCGCGAAGTGGCTCAGGTCCAAGCTGCCCAGAGTTCACATCGTCTTCCTGTCGAACTACGACGAGGACGCCTTCGTAGTGGAGGCGATCGCGAGCGGGGCGTCAGGGTATCTGTTGAAGGACTGTTCAGGCCCTCTGCTGACACACACGGTCCACGCGGTCGTCGGCGGAATGACACTGTTCCGGAGAGACCTTCTGGACAAGGCAATGAAGATGACGAAGATGGGGGACGCTCGCTCCCGGCACATGGTTGCTCAGCTGACCCCGGCCGAACGGGAAGTGCTGATCCACCTGGCCGCTGGCGAAGTGAACAAGGACATCGCCGACCGGCTGATCGTGTCCGAGTCGACGGTCAAGAAACACGTCCAGTCCATCCTCAAGAAGGCAGGCGCCAGTAACCGCACCGAAGCCGTAGCCAAGATGGCTGCCGCCGGGTTCTTCAACGCGTCCACCGGATAG
- a CDS encoding sensor histidine kinase, protein MTLRNRNADREPADWKRTIEAQDRELELIGLEIHDGLAQPISSAIRELDLLASASSGDTRKRILRSAKLLRQVLSETRIIAYRLRPASLETLGLVKTLMSQVRDLEETGVEAHFDADADYLPQKADISLYRIMSEALHNVAKHSHAASVWVELHSTKTSISGSVKDDGVGFDPALIAEREPTERGNLGLASMRVRAVVLGGSCEISSTPGLGTKVSVTIPIAESSW, encoded by the coding sequence GTGACGTTACGCAACCGAAACGCAGACCGCGAACCCGCCGACTGGAAGCGCACCATCGAGGCCCAGGACCGTGAACTGGAGCTGATCGGCCTGGAGATCCACGACGGTCTAGCACAGCCAATCTCCTCGGCCATTCGCGAACTGGACCTGCTCGCAAGCGCCTCGTCGGGCGACACGCGCAAGCGGATACTGAGGAGCGCCAAGCTGCTCAGGCAAGTTCTTTCCGAGACGAGAATCATCGCCTACCGCCTGCGGCCCGCGTCACTGGAAACCCTTGGGCTGGTCAAGACGCTGATGTCACAGGTCCGCGATCTTGAGGAAACAGGCGTCGAAGCCCACTTCGACGCCGACGCGGACTACCTTCCGCAGAAGGCCGACATTTCCCTATACCGCATCATGTCCGAGGCGCTTCACAACGTCGCGAAGCACTCCCACGCAGCGTCCGTGTGGGTTGAACTGCACTCCACCAAGACCTCCATCTCAGGCTCGGTCAAGGATGACGGCGTCGGTTTCGATCCGGCGCTCATCGCCGAGCGCGAACCGACTGAACGCGGGAACCTGGGCCTGGCATCAATGCGAGTCAGGGCCGTGGTGCTCGGCGGTTCCTGCGAAATCAGCAGCACCCCAGGACTTGGCACGAAGGTCAGCGTCACGATCCCCATCGCGGAGTCCTCATGGTGA
- the gvpA gene encoding gas vesicle structural protein GvpA translates to MAIETANSSSSLVEVVDRILDKGVVVDAWIRVSLVGIELLAIEARVVIASVDTWLKYAEAVGLTKAEEVAA, encoded by the coding sequence ATGGCTATCGAAACTGCAAACTCGTCCTCGAGCCTGGTTGAGGTCGTAGACCGCATTCTCGACAAGGGCGTAGTGGTCGATGCTTGGATTCGCGTCTCCCTGGTGGGGATCGAGCTCCTTGCGATCGAGGCCCGCGTTGTGATCGCGTCGGTTGACACTTGGCTGAAGTACGCCGAGGCCGTTGGCCTGACGAAGGCAGAAGAGGTCGCCGCATAG
- the gvpN gene encoding gas vesicle protein GvpN, with product MTSVVRAVPRKNFVATPYIEQLTARGLDYLAADFPLHLCGPSGVGKTTLAMHIAHKLGRPVMLMSGDDEFGSSDLVGGATGYNRRRTVDRFIRSVTKVEESMREQWVDNRLTVACREGLTLVYDEFTRSRPEANNALLSVLEEGILILPTRNRGSSYLKVHPEFKTIFTSNPDEYAGVHKAQDALLERMVTIDLACFDHETETAITQARSGVDQADALVVVSVVRKVRELIGGDHSPSLRSAVVIARVLFQKGKTTADVEIFEQACLDVLLSALVRGGYTRERGVDAVSVELLGIVRGFAAQRPSLRASGEDIEKEFDEQRVPIA from the coding sequence ATGACGTCAGTTGTTAGAGCCGTGCCGCGCAAGAACTTCGTGGCTACTCCATACATCGAGCAGTTGACCGCGCGGGGACTTGACTACTTGGCTGCCGATTTCCCGCTTCACCTATGTGGACCGTCAGGTGTGGGCAAGACGACCCTCGCGATGCACATAGCCCACAAGCTGGGCCGACCGGTAATGCTAATGAGCGGTGACGACGAGTTTGGCAGCTCCGACCTAGTCGGCGGCGCCACCGGCTACAACCGGCGCCGGACAGTCGACCGCTTCATTCGGTCTGTGACCAAAGTCGAGGAGTCGATGCGCGAGCAATGGGTCGACAACCGCTTGACGGTGGCCTGCCGTGAGGGACTGACCCTAGTATACGACGAGTTCACTCGGTCGCGGCCGGAAGCGAACAACGCGCTGCTGTCGGTTCTGGAGGAAGGGATACTGATCCTTCCGACGCGGAACAGGGGTTCGAGCTACCTGAAGGTGCATCCGGAATTCAAGACGATCTTCACGAGCAATCCGGATGAATACGCGGGCGTGCACAAGGCTCAGGACGCTCTCCTCGAACGCATGGTGACCATCGACTTGGCATGCTTCGACCACGAGACGGAGACGGCGATCACGCAGGCTCGCTCTGGTGTCGATCAGGCGGATGCGCTCGTCGTCGTGTCGGTTGTCCGGAAGGTCCGCGAGCTGATCGGCGGCGACCACAGTCCGTCGCTGCGCAGCGCGGTAGTGATCGCGAGGGTGCTTTTCCAGAAGGGCAAGACCACCGCTGACGTTGAGATATTCGAGCAGGCCTGTTTGGACGTACTGCTCAGCGCACTCGTGCGGGGCGGATACACGCGTGAGCGGGGAGTGGATGCGGTCTCCGTCGAGCTTCTCGGTATCGTTCGTGGGTTCGCCGCGCAGCGTCCGAGCCTGCGAGCAAGCGGCGAGGACATCGAGAAGGAGTTCGACGAGCAGCGGGTACCTATTGCCTAG
- the gvpH gene encoding gas vesicle protein GvpH, with product MASERDRRPGGGSGIFGDLSEFIRKLGDLAQGESTSGQKEFTLPGGAQGVYGFSVRMGLGRETPVVSEFGNVKVTNEGAVVSETREPLIDIFDEGDEILLVAELPGVKDADVELDVRGDVVALTAKGTKQKYACEALLSAEVDPEPVARDCENGYLQLRFTKKSGSSASGGSGSE from the coding sequence ATGGCATCGGAACGCGACAGACGACCAGGAGGCGGTTCAGGGATATTTGGCGATCTCTCCGAGTTCATCCGGAAGCTGGGCGATCTGGCTCAGGGAGAATCGACGAGCGGGCAGAAGGAGTTCACCCTGCCGGGCGGCGCTCAGGGTGTGTACGGATTCTCCGTTCGCATGGGGCTGGGCCGGGAGACGCCCGTTGTGAGCGAGTTCGGCAACGTGAAGGTGACGAACGAAGGGGCGGTCGTCAGCGAGACGCGAGAGCCACTCATCGACATCTTCGATGAAGGAGATGAGATATTGCTCGTCGCTGAGCTACCCGGAGTCAAGGACGCCGACGTCGAGCTCGATGTTCGGGGAGACGTCGTCGCGCTAACCGCCAAGGGCACGAAGCAGAAGTACGCGTGCGAGGCCCTCCTGTCGGCCGAAGTGGACCCGGAGCCAGTGGCCAGGGACTGCGAGAATGGCTACTTGCAGCTTCGGTTCACGAAGAAGTCCGGTTCGAGTGCCAGTGGCGGATCTGGTAGCGAGTGA
- a CDS encoding CDC48 family AAA ATPase: protein MADLVASDVSGALPESSGPPSLSLRVGEARPKDSGRGIARLDPQDMKRLGVKIGDVVAVTGKRTVPLKVVPVYPEDRGNELMQIDGIARENAGVGIDERVTVKSASVESARVVALEPLGPSRLSKQARDASYIGRLVDGLVVQAGDRVRVNLFGSRPQDFKVTNTSPGGFVLVQEGTRVKVDTGADGAAAARNGVSVSYEDVGGLGRTLARLREMIELPLRFPEVFDRLGIDPPKGVLLYGPPGCGKTLIARAVAHETSAHFIHVNGPEIMAKFYGESEANLRKIFQEAEKNAPSIVFLDELDAIAPKRSEVQGEVEKRVVAQMLSLLDGVTSRGQVIVMGATNIPDNIDPALRRPGRLDREIEIPIPDRHGRRQILEIHTRGMPLDNSVDIEYLASVTHGYVGADLAALGREAAMIALRRIIPSIDLAAAEIPYEELLALTVGAPDFETALREVEPSMIREFFIEVPDTRWSDIGGLESVKQHLRETIEWPQIHEGLFAHAGAAPPKGILLIGPPGCGKTLMAKAVAHESNANFISVKGPELVSKWVGESEKGVREVFKKARQAAPCIVFLDEIDVMAARRGSSSGERVTERMLGQILTELDGIEELRGVTVLGATNRLDVVDPALTRPGRFDLIVEIAPPDTADRRAILDVHTRKGVLDRKINLDSLAERTEGFVGADLAELCREATMGAIREFVAADTKPALSAFKVTPAHFEKALTSLNQKPQNA from the coding sequence GTGGCGGATCTGGTAGCGAGTGACGTGAGTGGAGCACTACCCGAATCGAGCGGGCCGCCGTCGCTGAGCCTGCGCGTTGGTGAAGCGCGGCCGAAGGATTCCGGCCGCGGCATCGCCCGCCTTGATCCCCAAGACATGAAGCGGCTGGGGGTCAAGATCGGTGACGTCGTCGCTGTCACGGGGAAACGAACCGTCCCTTTGAAGGTCGTGCCCGTCTACCCGGAAGACCGCGGCAATGAGCTGATGCAGATCGACGGCATCGCCCGTGAGAACGCCGGTGTGGGTATCGACGAACGGGTGACGGTCAAGTCGGCCAGTGTCGAGAGCGCCCGGGTCGTCGCGCTGGAACCTCTGGGACCGTCGCGGCTGAGCAAGCAGGCCCGTGACGCGTCCTACATCGGGCGTCTTGTCGACGGTCTGGTGGTTCAAGCTGGTGACCGCGTCCGCGTCAACCTGTTCGGTTCGCGTCCGCAGGACTTCAAAGTCACCAACACATCACCTGGCGGTTTCGTGCTCGTCCAGGAAGGCACCCGGGTCAAGGTGGACACGGGGGCTGACGGGGCGGCGGCTGCCCGCAACGGCGTCTCGGTGTCCTACGAGGACGTGGGCGGACTTGGTAGGACCCTTGCCCGGCTCAGGGAGATGATCGAGCTCCCGTTGCGCTTCCCCGAGGTCTTCGATCGCCTAGGCATCGATCCGCCCAAAGGTGTCCTGTTGTACGGACCGCCAGGCTGCGGCAAGACGCTGATCGCCCGCGCTGTCGCGCATGAAACCTCGGCACACTTCATCCACGTGAACGGGCCGGAGATCATGGCCAAGTTCTACGGGGAGAGCGAGGCGAACCTGCGCAAGATATTCCAGGAGGCGGAGAAGAACGCCCCGAGCATCGTGTTCCTGGACGAGCTGGACGCCATCGCGCCGAAGCGCTCAGAAGTGCAAGGCGAGGTCGAGAAGCGTGTCGTCGCGCAGATGCTCTCGCTGCTGGATGGTGTGACGTCACGCGGCCAGGTCATCGTCATGGGCGCGACCAACATCCCGGACAACATCGATCCAGCACTGCGTCGTCCCGGCAGGCTTGACCGCGAAATCGAGATCCCGATCCCGGACCGCCACGGACGCCGTCAGATCCTCGAGATTCACACGCGCGGGATGCCCCTGGACAACAGCGTAGACATCGAGTACCTGGCCTCGGTAACTCATGGGTACGTCGGGGCGGACCTCGCGGCTCTCGGACGGGAGGCCGCGATGATCGCCCTGCGCCGGATCATCCCCAGCATCGACCTGGCAGCGGCCGAGATTCCATACGAGGAACTCCTCGCGCTCACGGTCGGCGCTCCGGACTTCGAGACGGCGCTGCGCGAAGTGGAGCCGTCGATGATCAGGGAGTTCTTCATCGAGGTTCCGGACACTCGCTGGAGTGACATCGGGGGGCTCGAAAGCGTCAAGCAGCACTTGCGGGAAACGATCGAGTGGCCGCAGATCCATGAGGGCTTGTTCGCCCACGCCGGCGCGGCGCCGCCGAAGGGGATACTGCTGATCGGACCCCCTGGCTGTGGCAAGACGCTGATGGCGAAAGCCGTAGCTCACGAGTCAAACGCGAACTTCATTTCCGTGAAGGGTCCCGAGCTAGTCTCCAAGTGGGTGGGGGAATCCGAGAAGGGCGTGCGCGAGGTCTTCAAGAAGGCACGTCAGGCCGCGCCTTGCATCGTCTTCCTGGACGAGATAGACGTCATGGCCGCGCGCCGCGGCTCCAGCAGCGGTGAGCGCGTGACCGAGCGCATGCTCGGGCAGATCCTTACCGAACTGGACGGTATCGAGGAGTTGCGTGGCGTGACTGTGCTCGGCGCCACCAACCGCCTCGACGTCGTAGACCCCGCCCTGACGCGCCCTGGACGCTTCGATCTGATCGTCGAGATAGCGCCACCGGACACCGCCGACAGGAGGGCCATCCTCGATGTGCACACGCGCAAGGGCGTGCTCGACCGCAAGATCAACCTGGACTCGCTGGCGGAGCGGACCGAGGGCTTCGTGGGCGCTGATCTGGCCGAGCTGTGCCGCGAGGCAACCATGGGCGCGATCCGCGAGTTCGTGGCTGCGGACACAAAGCCGGCTTTGTCGGCTTTCAAGGTGACCCCGGCGCACTTCGAGAAGGCTCTGACCTCTTTGAACCAGAAGCCTCAAAATGCCTGA